CAGGGGGAAGATTTCCTGCCAAAGACCTTATTCCTTACATCGTAGCCCAGTGTCTGGGAGCCATTGTAGCAGCAGGATGTCTGTATACAATTCTAAACGGTGCGGGAGCAGTAGAGTTCTCAAAACCCGGAGATTTTGCCACGAACTTTTACGGAGAGGCCGTTTACAACGGAAAAGCTTTCAGCATGGGAGCCGCGTTTCTGGCTGAGTTTTTATTAACTGCCTTTTTCCTTATTGTAATCATGGGAGCTACAGATAAATGGGCCAACGGTAAATTTGCCGGTCTTGCTATCGGTCTTGCTCTTACTTTGATTCACCTGATTTCTATTCCTATTACAAATACTTCAGTAAACCCTGCAAGATCACTTTCACAGGCTGTCTTTATGGGAGGAATTGCCATGTCACAGCTTTGGCTGTTCTGGGTAGCTCCTATTTTAGGAGGAGTTGTAGGAGGTTTGATCTACAAGTTCTTACTTCAGAGAGATACTGCCGAAGTTGCAGATTAATTTTTAAAATAACATTCAATGATAAAATCCTGTCAGGCGGCAGGATTTTTTTATTTTCTGATTTTGAAATAAATTATTTTTTAATTTTTTAGAAACGCAAAGGTTTTATGAAGGAGTTTTTTTATTCAGGGGGAGCAAAGTGATAACGACTGCGTCGTTGATTGAGCTCTATACTGCTGCTTGGTAAGAATCAATTTTATTGAATCCTTCTCTGCTTTCTCAAAATCTGAATATAGGAAACAGAGCTTTGCCTTAAAAATATATTATTCTATTTACCAGATTCTTCTGGTTTTATTTCAGTTTTTTGATATCAAAAGGGTTCTTGAATATAAGTTCTTCATGTTTTCCTTTGATCTCCATTTTACGTTGAAGCAGATTGAGCGCCATTTTTCTTATAAAAAGGTCTTTGTCATTCAGCTTCCAGTAAGAATCTTCGTGAAGTTTTTTGGGTGGACGGATCAGATAAAATTCGGTTTTCCAGGTGTCTGCATTATGGTAAAACTCAATGATTCCGCAAT
The window above is part of the Chryseobacterium sp. MA9 genome. Proteins encoded here:
- the aqpZ gene encoding aquaporin Z; amino-acid sequence: MKKLFAEFFGTFWLVFGGCGSAVFAAGVPDIGIGLLGVALAFGLTVLTMAYAVGHISGGHFNPAVSFGLLAGGRFPAKDLIPYIVAQCLGAIVAAGCLYTILNGAGAVEFSKPGDFATNFYGEAVYNGKAFSMGAAFLAEFLLTAFFLIVIMGATDKWANGKFAGLAIGLALTLIHLISIPITNTSVNPARSLSQAVFMGGIAMSQLWLFWVAPILGGVVGGLIYKFLLQRDTAEVAD